One segment of Pseudobythopirellula maris DNA contains the following:
- a CDS encoding HAD family hydrolase, translated as MKACLFDIDGTLVQTGGAGVQAFAQTFAEEFGVPEISRSISFAGRSDRAIAGDLLEIHELGDTPENWSRFQAGYLPRLTKKLAECVGTVLPGVVALLDKLEAQGDVQIGLLTGNIRRGAEAKLSHYGLWDRFAFGGFGDDLPMRDDIAAASVALARARHQAEPLSAHDGHERVVVIGDTPNDITCAHAIGALAVGVPTGHTPVEVIEAEGPDLVVDTLEDDAQILAWFA; from the coding sequence ATGAAAGCTTGCTTATTCGACATCGATGGGACCCTCGTGCAAACCGGCGGCGCTGGCGTCCAGGCGTTCGCCCAAACGTTTGCCGAGGAGTTCGGCGTGCCGGAGATCTCGCGATCGATCTCGTTCGCCGGCCGCAGCGATCGGGCGATCGCCGGCGACCTGCTCGAGATCCATGAGCTTGGCGACACGCCCGAGAACTGGTCCCGTTTCCAAGCGGGCTACCTGCCGAGGCTCACCAAGAAGCTCGCCGAGTGTGTCGGCACGGTGCTGCCGGGTGTTGTGGCGTTGCTCGACAAGCTCGAGGCGCAGGGAGATGTGCAGATCGGCCTGCTGACGGGCAACATCCGCCGCGGCGCCGAGGCCAAGCTCTCGCACTACGGCCTATGGGACCGCTTCGCGTTCGGCGGCTTCGGCGACGACCTGCCGATGCGCGACGACATCGCCGCGGCGTCGGTCGCCCTGGCCCGGGCGCGGCACCAAGCCGAGCCGCTCTCGGCCCACGATGGCCATGAGCGGGTGGTCGTTATCGGCGACACGCCGAACGACATCACCTGCGCCCACGCGATCGGCGCCCTGGCCGTCGGCGTGCCGACCGGGCACACGCCGGTGGAAGTCATCGAGGCCGAAGGCCCCGACCTGGTGGTCGACACGCTCGAAGACGACGCGCAGATCCTCGCCTGGTTCGCCTGA
- the ade gene encoding adenine deaminase, whose translation MPAEFSVVANLVDVVARETYYAEVRIEGGKIAAIERLGDEKPAAAYLTPGYVDAHVHVESSMLVPTEFARAAVTHGTVASVSDPHEIGNVLGVAGVEYMLENASHSPFKFCFGAPSCVPATTFETAGAVITVEEVEQLLADSRIGYLSEMMNFPGVLGGDPECLAKIAAAKQLGKPVDGHAPGLRGDEAVAYVAAGMTTDHECFTKEEALDKLAAGCKISIREGSAARNFDALVSLIGEAPGMTMLCSDDKHPDELALGHINTLLRRAVAAGVDVYDALRAACVTPVEHYSLPVGQLRVGDPADFVEIDSLSEFGVKRTWIDGELVAESGKTLLPRVEPAVANKFTPQEVTADTLKAPAVGEMIRVIEAVDGQLVTGCLSLPAKIEANAYQSDPANDVLKLVVVNRYTKAEPAVAFIKNFGLTRGALASSVAHDSHNVIAVGASDNDLAEAINLVMRTGGGLSAACAADGASEVLPLPVAGLMATGTCQEVGEAYGKLDRLVKAWGSPLRAPYMTLSFMALLVIPALKLSDLGLFDGGKFEFVPLTE comes from the coding sequence ATGCCCGCCGAGTTTTCTGTTGTCGCCAACCTCGTTGACGTTGTCGCCCGCGAGACTTACTACGCCGAGGTCCGTATCGAAGGGGGCAAGATCGCCGCCATCGAGCGGCTCGGCGACGAGAAGCCCGCAGCCGCTTACCTCACGCCCGGCTACGTCGACGCCCATGTGCACGTCGAGAGTTCGATGCTTGTGCCGACCGAGTTCGCTCGCGCGGCGGTGACGCACGGCACCGTGGCGTCGGTCTCCGATCCGCACGAGATCGGCAACGTGCTTGGCGTGGCGGGCGTGGAGTACATGCTCGAGAACGCGAGCCACTCGCCGTTCAAATTCTGCTTTGGGGCCCCCTCGTGCGTGCCGGCCACAACGTTCGAGACCGCCGGCGCCGTGATCACGGTCGAAGAAGTGGAGCAGCTGCTCGCCGACTCGCGGATCGGTTACCTCAGCGAGATGATGAATTTCCCCGGCGTCCTGGGGGGCGACCCGGAGTGCTTGGCGAAGATTGCCGCGGCGAAGCAGCTCGGCAAGCCGGTCGATGGCCACGCCCCCGGCCTCCGCGGCGACGAGGCGGTCGCCTACGTGGCGGCCGGCATGACGACCGACCACGAGTGCTTCACCAAGGAGGAGGCGCTCGACAAGCTCGCGGCGGGCTGCAAAATCTCGATCCGCGAAGGCTCCGCCGCCCGCAACTTCGACGCCCTCGTGTCGCTCATCGGCGAGGCGCCCGGCATGACGATGCTGTGCAGCGACGACAAGCACCCGGACGAACTGGCGCTGGGCCACATCAACACGCTGCTCCGCCGGGCCGTGGCGGCCGGAGTTGACGTTTACGACGCCCTCCGTGCCGCGTGCGTCACCCCCGTGGAGCATTACTCCCTGCCGGTCGGCCAGCTCCGCGTCGGCGACCCGGCCGACTTCGTCGAGATCGACTCGCTCAGCGAGTTCGGCGTCAAGCGCACCTGGATCGACGGCGAGCTCGTGGCCGAGTCGGGCAAAACCTTGCTACCCCGCGTCGAGCCGGCGGTCGCCAACAAATTCACTCCGCAGGAAGTCACCGCCGACACCCTCAAGGCGCCCGCCGTGGGCGAGATGATCCGTGTGATCGAGGCGGTCGACGGCCAGCTCGTGACGGGCTGCCTGTCGCTGCCGGCCAAGATCGAGGCGAACGCCTACCAGAGCGACCCGGCCAACGACGTGCTGAAGCTCGTCGTGGTAAACCGATACACGAAGGCCGAGCCAGCGGTGGCGTTCATCAAGAACTTCGGGCTCACGCGTGGGGCGCTCGCCTCGAGCGTCGCCCACGACTCGCACAACGTAATCGCCGTCGGCGCCAGCGACAACGACTTGGCCGAGGCAATCAACCTCGTGATGCGCACCGGCGGCGGGCTCAGCGCGGCGTGCGCGGCCGACGGCGCCTCGGAGGTCTTGCCGCTGCCCGTGGCCGGCTTGATGGCGACCGGCACGTGCCAGGAGGTGGGCGAGGCGTACGGCAAACTCGACAGGCTCGTCAAAGCGTGGGGCTCGCCGCTGCGGGCGCCTTACATGACGCTCAGCTTCATGGCCCTGCTGGTCATCCCAGCGCTCAAGCTCAGCGACCTCGGCCTGTTCGACGGCGGCAAGTTTGAGTTCGTCCCGCTCACCGAGTAG
- a CDS encoding DMT family transporter yields the protein MAWVYLFVAAALEIGWAVGLKYSHGFTKPLPSVLTVVAMVLSLVLLAMAVRTLPIGTSYAIWTGIGAVGTAVLGIALFSEPVTAWRVLFLLLIVGGIAGLKVTA from the coding sequence ATGGCCTGGGTATATCTGTTCGTAGCGGCCGCGTTGGAGATCGGCTGGGCCGTTGGCCTGAAATACTCCCACGGGTTCACCAAGCCCTTGCCGAGCGTGCTGACTGTGGTCGCCATGGTCCTCAGTCTCGTGCTCTTGGCGATGGCGGTACGAACACTGCCCATCGGGACCAGCTACGCCATATGGACCGGCATCGGCGCCGTCGGGACCGCGGTGCTCGGCATCGCCCTGTTCTCCGAGCCGGTCACCGCGTGGCGTGTTTTATTCCTGCTGCTGATCGTGGGCGGCATCGCCGGGCTGAAGGTCACGGCTTAG
- a CDS encoding DUF6931 family protein: protein MLITRRPTMFLGDQHDLPEPDAEMATDLLSRAPSAGSWDRPPYPDETADAFFARLIDEGRLGDAVLLAAVSLGPRRAVWWGSLCVWDHIKRLKLKVEGLESAAVDAAVEWVLCPDDEKRLEAKAIADKAGGEKPWGALAMAPFWAGGSIAPADCPAVSPPAGLAEKIVANAVLKAAADPDPPTRQGRLMQSLRLAAEVQTGMTSFAAAAGGEPQ, encoded by the coding sequence GTGCTCATAACGCGGCGACCGACCATGTTCCTCGGCGACCAACACGACCTGCCCGAGCCCGACGCCGAAATGGCGACGGACCTGCTGAGCCGCGCGCCGTCGGCCGGGTCGTGGGACCGCCCCCCCTACCCGGATGAGACCGCCGACGCGTTCTTCGCCCGGCTGATCGACGAGGGCCGCCTGGGCGACGCCGTGCTGCTGGCGGCCGTGAGCCTCGGGCCGCGACGCGCCGTGTGGTGGGGCAGCCTTTGCGTTTGGGACCACATCAAACGGCTCAAGCTGAAAGTCGAAGGCCTCGAGTCGGCGGCCGTCGACGCCGCGGTCGAGTGGGTCTTGTGCCCCGACGACGAGAAACGGCTCGAGGCGAAAGCGATCGCCGACAAGGCGGGCGGCGAGAAGCCTTGGGGAGCGCTCGCCATGGCGCCCTTCTGGGCGGGGGGCAGCATCGCCCCGGCCGATTGCCCCGCCGTCTCTCCGCCGGCCGGTTTGGCCGAGAAGATCGTCGCCAACGCGGTGCTCAAGGCCGCCGCCGATCCCGACCCGCCAACACGCCAAGGCCGTCTGATGCAGTCTCTGCGTCTCGCCGCCGAGGTGCAGACCGGAATGACCTCGTTCGCAGCGGCCGCGGGAGGCGAACCCCAATGA
- a CDS encoding PAAR domain-containing protein — MPPAARLTDMHVCPMVTPGVPPIPHVGGPITGPGAPTVLMAGLPASVVGDMAVCVGPPDSVVKGSATVMVGGMPAARMGDSLAHGGAIVLGAPTVMLGG, encoded by the coding sequence ATGCCCCCCGCCGCCCGCCTGACCGACATGCACGTCTGCCCGATGGTCACCCCCGGTGTGCCGCCGATCCCGCATGTCGGCGGGCCGATCACCGGTCCGGGCGCTCCCACGGTGCTGATGGCCGGATTGCCCGCCTCGGTGGTAGGCGACATGGCGGTCTGCGTTGGGCCGCCCGACTCGGTGGTCAAAGGGAGTGCGACCGTGATGGTTGGCGGCATGCCGGCCGCACGGATGGGCGACTCCCTCGCCCACGGCGGCGCCATCGTCTTGGGCGCCCCGACCGTGATGCTAGGCGGCTGA
- the hemB gene encoding porphobilinogen synthase translates to MPTNPIRPAARSFPSTRPRRLRRHAWSRRLVAESTLTTADLIWPLFVCEGDAAEPIASMPGVVRHPIAAVAGVVAEAAKLGIPAVALFPATPPGLKTDEALEAVNAENLINRATRAIKAELGDAVGVVCDVALDPYTSHGQDGLVRGGYVVNDESVELLCRQAIAQAEAGCDVIAPSDMMDGRIGRIRQALDDAGFERVLLMAYAAKYASAFYGPFRDAVGSTSSLGQGDKKTYQMDPANTDEALLEVELDLAEGADMVMVKPGMPYLDIVRRVKETFAAPTFAYQVSGEYAMILAAAERGWIDRERAMLESLVAFKRAGADGVLTYFALDVAKLLD, encoded by the coding sequence ATGCCAACCAACCCCATTCGCCCCGCCGCCCGTTCGTTCCCCTCGACCCGCCCCCGTCGGCTGCGGCGGCACGCGTGGTCGCGGCGGCTGGTCGCCGAGTCGACGCTCACGACGGCCGACCTCATCTGGCCGCTGTTCGTCTGCGAGGGCGACGCTGCCGAGCCGATCGCCTCAATGCCGGGCGTCGTGCGCCATCCCATCGCGGCCGTGGCCGGCGTTGTGGCCGAGGCGGCGAAGCTAGGGATCCCGGCCGTGGCGTTGTTCCCCGCCACGCCCCCCGGGCTCAAGACCGACGAGGCCCTCGAAGCGGTCAACGCCGAGAACCTCATCAACCGCGCGACCCGGGCGATCAAAGCCGAGCTTGGCGACGCCGTCGGCGTCGTGTGCGACGTGGCGCTCGACCCCTACACGTCGCACGGCCAAGACGGCCTGGTGCGCGGCGGCTACGTGGTGAACGACGAGTCGGTCGAGCTGCTCTGCCGCCAGGCGATCGCCCAGGCCGAGGCGGGCTGCGACGTGATCGCCCCGAGCGACATGATGGACGGCCGCATCGGCCGCATCCGCCAGGCGCTCGACGACGCCGGCTTCGAGCGGGTGCTGCTGATGGCGTACGCCGCCAAGTACGCCTCGGCCTTCTACGGCCCGTTCCGCGACGCGGTCGGCTCCACGTCGAGCCTGGGCCAGGGCGACAAAAAAACCTACCAGATGGACCCGGCCAACACCGATGAAGCCTTGCTTGAGGTCGAGCTCGACCTAGCCGAGGGCGCCGACATGGTGATGGTCAAGCCGGGCATGCCCTATCTCGACATCGTGCGGCGAGTGAAGGAGACGTTCGCCGCGCCTACGTTCGCCTATCAGGTGAGCGGCGAGTACGCCATGATCTTGGCCGCCGCCGAACGCGGCTGGATCGACCGCGAGCGGGCGATGCTCGAAAGCCTAGTAGCGTTCAAACGAGCGGGCGCCGACGGGGTGCTGACCTACTTCGCCCTCGACGTGGCGAAGCTGCTTGATTAA
- a CDS encoding peptide chain release factor family protein has protein sequence MHPAKLPIDELLKQCDARRLRRSGPGGQHRNKVETAVVLTHTPTGVVAEANERRSQHANHEVAVGRLRVNLALETRDEAPADPSPLWTGRTRGGKISVNPGHADFPALLAEALDTLAATEWDDAAAAERLGVSRTQLLKLLKLEPRAFALLNTHRNAAGLPPLK, from the coding sequence ATGCACCCCGCCAAGCTGCCGATCGACGAGCTACTCAAGCAGTGCGACGCACGCCGCCTTCGGCGCAGCGGCCCCGGGGGGCAGCACCGCAACAAGGTTGAGACCGCCGTGGTGCTTACGCACACGCCGACCGGCGTCGTGGCCGAGGCCAACGAGCGTCGCAGCCAGCACGCCAACCACGAGGTCGCCGTCGGTCGGTTGCGGGTGAACCTCGCCCTGGAAACCCGCGACGAAGCGCCCGCCGATCCGAGCCCGCTGTGGACAGGGCGCACCCGCGGCGGCAAGATCTCGGTGAATCCCGGCCACGCCGACTTCCCCGCCCTGCTGGCCGAGGCGCTCGACACACTCGCCGCCACGGAGTGGGACGACGCCGCGGCCGCCGAGCGGCTCGGCGTTTCGCGTACGCAGCTCCTCAAGCTGCTCAAACTCGAGCCACGCGCGTTCGCGCTGCTCAACACCCACCGCAACGCCGCTGGCCTGCCGCCGCTCAAATAG
- a CDS encoding DUF6666 family protein, producing the protein MRHHDPSNRRAAPAATLLLALAITPVVGFAATEAAGDELAWQSSGVRQASHTAASSTAPAAKRPTAQAPADRTTAQRPAAQAHSTQRVASAAPKRTAAPQTVAPSLTASANASLATLASAGVNAAHLDPAVTQAGLFHHGGYGGGCGCGASCGCGDDCGCGPVCEPGCGCEEATCGVPYYEEPSCGYTEPGCGAGCGDACGCGDYGDGCAVSMGSDCVCGDVGCCGECGCGDSCGCAKSLGGCIDRGAVPLVLCVPPIKDISLFSGVHGFKNPLDGTRDQGNFGFHEGLNIGGKMAWLPLPRLGYQIGGQAVHSQLHGTLSPGTDDSHTQAFFTAGLFHRKKVGMQYGVVYDMLRDERLGSEDYNQVRGLISITNPRGKEVGFEFSTHVSETQTAASYFRTVDQYLLFWRLHGKGDGEFRCYGGFSDQGDGIVGGDIHVPLAGRWSFESGFRYLIPENADAANGVIDEAWNLGMNLVWNYGSGPKRRSDNIFRPMFSVADNSSLIVDRRP; encoded by the coding sequence ATGCGTCACCACGACCCGTCGAACCGCCGCGCCGCACCGGCCGCGACCCTGCTGCTTGCCCTCGCCATCACTCCCGTCGTGGGGTTCGCGGCCACCGAGGCCGCTGGCGATGAGCTCGCCTGGCAGTCGAGCGGCGTACGCCAAGCCTCCCACACCGCCGCGTCGAGCACGGCGCCAGCGGCCAAACGGCCGACGGCTCAGGCGCCGGCCGATCGAACCACCGCCCAAAGGCCTGCGGCGCAGGCCCACTCGACGCAACGCGTCGCGTCGGCCGCTCCCAAGCGGACCGCGGCGCCCCAGACGGTCGCCCCGTCTCTTACGGCTTCGGCGAACGCGTCGCTCGCCACTCTGGCCTCGGCCGGCGTGAACGCGGCGCACCTCGATCCGGCCGTCACTCAGGCCGGTCTGTTCCACCACGGTGGTTACGGCGGCGGCTGCGGGTGTGGCGCCTCGTGCGGCTGCGGCGACGATTGCGGCTGCGGCCCCGTCTGCGAGCCGGGTTGCGGGTGCGAGGAAGCGACCTGTGGCGTGCCTTACTACGAAGAGCCTAGCTGCGGCTACACCGAACCGGGCTGCGGCGCGGGTTGTGGCGACGCCTGCGGATGCGGCGACTACGGCGACGGTTGCGCCGTGTCGATGGGCTCCGACTGCGTTTGCGGCGACGTCGGCTGCTGCGGCGAGTGCGGCTGCGGCGACTCGTGCGGCTGCGCCAAGAGCCTCGGCGGGTGCATCGATCGCGGGGCCGTCCCGCTGGTGCTGTGCGTGCCGCCGATCAAAGACATCTCGCTCTTCTCGGGTGTCCACGGGTTCAAGAACCCGCTCGACGGGACCCGCGATCAGGGCAACTTCGGCTTCCACGAGGGGCTGAACATCGGCGGCAAGATGGCTTGGCTGCCGCTGCCGCGCCTCGGCTACCAGATCGGCGGCCAGGCGGTCCACAGCCAGCTGCACGGCACGCTGTCGCCCGGCACGGACGACTCGCACACGCAGGCGTTCTTCACCGCGGGCCTGTTCCATCGCAAGAAGGTCGGCATGCAGTACGGCGTGGTCTACGACATGCTCCGCGACGAGCGGCTCGGCTCGGAAGACTACAACCAAGTTCGCGGTTTGATCAGCATCACGAACCCGCGCGGCAAGGAAGTTGGCTTCGAGTTCTCGACGCACGTGAGCGAAACACAGACCGCCGCGAGCTACTTCCGCACGGTTGACCAGTACCTGCTGTTCTGGCGGCTCCACGGCAAGGGCGACGGCGAGTTCCGCTGCTACGGCGGCTTCAGCGACCAGGGCGACGGCATCGTTGGCGGCGACATCCACGTGCCGCTGGCCGGACGCTGGTCGTTCGAGTCGGGATTCCGCTACCTGATTCCCGAGAACGCCGACGCCGCCAATGGCGTGATCGACGAGGCCTGGAACCTCGGCATGAACCTGGTCTGGAACTACGGTTCGGGCCCGAAGCGGCGTAGCGACAACATCTTCCGTCCGATGTTCTCGGTGGCCGACAACAGCTCGCTGATTGTCGACCGGCGCCCGTGA
- a CDS encoding DUF1016 domain-containing protein, with translation MNDPTPNAERSMPAGPPEMSVGPFRFTSVGVRIKGRPDIDAWKGPLQFALWCQRAGPWWIGDLLNAGEDNFGEVFSQMCEGAISGDQLNRYASVARRVPIGNRLASQSWSAHVAVARLDNAGQRRFLKLSEKHGWSSEELRRNVRDYQRQRKSE, from the coding sequence ATGAACGATCCCACGCCCAACGCCGAACGCTCCATGCCCGCCGGGCCGCCGGAGATGTCGGTCGGGCCGTTCCGCTTTACGAGCGTGGGGGTGCGCATCAAGGGCCGCCCCGATATCGACGCCTGGAAGGGCCCGCTGCAGTTCGCCCTGTGGTGCCAGCGGGCCGGGCCGTGGTGGATTGGCGACCTGCTCAACGCCGGCGAGGACAACTTCGGCGAGGTCTTCTCGCAGATGTGCGAGGGCGCGATCTCGGGCGATCAGCTCAACCGCTACGCCTCGGTCGCTCGCCGAGTGCCGATCGGCAACCGGTTGGCGTCGCAGTCGTGGTCGGCCCACGTCGCGGTGGCGCGACTCGACAACGCCGGCCAACGCCGCTTCCTCAAGCTCTCTGAAAAACATGGCTGGTCGAGCGAAGAGCTGCGACGCAACGTGCGCGACTACCAGCGGCAGCGGAAATCGGAATAG
- a CDS encoding type VI secretion system Vgr family protein → MPDNAQDEDEPSQDDRALRIDTPLDDESLLITRFSGGEGLCSLFRFELALVSERDDIDFSDLLGQSVTVTVDVPGSESRSWNGVVTRFSQHKQDEDFTYYDAVVEPKLALLGLQTGFRVFQDQKVDDVLDTLLDGLTVKKTFAHADDRQPHNYCVQYGESDLAFFSRLIEEAGLFYWFEHSDDDHTLVLCDDSSQCAKPEGMEDVVFRQLDGGVQDEVAVTSWTKTQQLTPTRFTCHDPHFQLPRKPLEGQRDLAESFTVGTVTHKPNPTGETWESFGYPGGYASRYDSVATAEQDPDPADFDESPIKNLADDAVAEARLRSEIATLVGLTIEARSDVLPLAAGHVFTLKGHFNADGDYLVTAVSHQVELGIGLTSAPSDDELHYENAFVCQPSDLVYRPVRRTPKPVISGVQSAWVVSDLTANEEDPKKLRELFCDKYGRVKVWFPWDRRADAPAEGEEPAAAEGDASEGGGADGDDSEQEETANVADRSCWVRVAQVWAGNGWGAFFWPRHGQEVLVAFEHGDPDRPVIVGSLYNAKNMPPMPMPLHADMNGVKSCTVNGNPAVDFGGLTFSDEPGNEHVEVRSKRHAVVRSKESQHQHVPGAAVRMSGSLLASLGSGAGGGVAKPKVSGIDGQHAALAKKWGKKLALTQFESDIKFNFGHTSTITGGMPLASVGNVVLGGNMRIVMDPLGWVDDDQAQQIQDYAFPMGQWSGVFGSSRSLHYGPSTTIRHGAEVTRRVRENFAESNTRTQYVGGIASASTALLLLGALNEGRDSKKLEVLMRLLGPRGLSGTLLNLLIEYEQGLGTQDAGIDKQGEASSLNDHADVLGDDYASLITAFAEAATDQGESLSSKGEEISSEQESAAASQDLSADDAESDSDDSGDDSDDDSDADSDASGDDSDAGVDASGDEDEPEDVDVDIEFGSDEEADVYECYDGLLMTGARNVSVRARPSDEADDDTDPSLIHLDSQGGGEDNGAVAITASGQTTIACGPAAFQIRRSGDVGQIDATTGDQGTITITTGGDSGSKAVLDPESINLSVGGDSGAVIAMTSDGIKLTVGSGGPCLEITTSGVTMSSGSNSVAVDTSGQTTSAMDITHTAQNGFTATGTASAELSAAGQTTVKGAMVMVN, encoded by the coding sequence ATGCCCGATAACGCTCAAGACGAAGACGAGCCGAGCCAAGACGACCGCGCGTTGAGGATCGACACTCCGCTCGACGACGAGTCGCTGCTGATCACGCGTTTCTCCGGCGGCGAGGGGCTCTGCTCGTTGTTCCGGTTCGAGCTGGCGCTCGTCTCGGAACGCGACGACATCGACTTCTCCGACCTGCTGGGGCAATCGGTCACCGTGACGGTCGACGTGCCCGGCAGCGAGTCGCGGTCGTGGAATGGCGTGGTCACACGGTTCTCGCAGCACAAGCAGGACGAGGATTTCACCTACTACGACGCGGTGGTCGAGCCAAAACTCGCTTTGCTAGGGCTGCAGACAGGCTTTCGTGTTTTCCAGGACCAGAAGGTCGACGACGTGCTCGACACCCTGCTCGACGGCCTGACGGTCAAGAAGACCTTCGCCCACGCGGACGACCGCCAGCCGCACAACTACTGCGTGCAGTACGGCGAATCGGACCTCGCGTTCTTCAGCAGGCTGATTGAAGAGGCGGGCCTCTTTTACTGGTTCGAGCACTCCGACGACGACCACACACTCGTGCTTTGCGACGACTCCTCGCAATGCGCCAAGCCCGAGGGGATGGAAGACGTGGTCTTCCGCCAGCTCGACGGGGGCGTGCAGGACGAGGTGGCCGTCACGAGCTGGACGAAGACCCAACAACTCACTCCCACGCGTTTCACCTGCCACGACCCGCACTTCCAGCTGCCTCGCAAGCCGCTCGAGGGCCAACGCGATCTGGCCGAGAGCTTCACGGTCGGCACGGTGACACACAAACCGAACCCGACGGGCGAGACCTGGGAGTCGTTCGGCTACCCCGGCGGCTACGCCTCGCGCTACGACAGCGTGGCGACCGCCGAGCAAGACCCCGACCCGGCCGATTTCGACGAAAGCCCGATCAAGAACCTGGCCGACGACGCCGTGGCCGAGGCGCGGCTGCGCAGCGAGATCGCTACGCTGGTTGGTCTGACCATCGAAGCCCGCAGCGACGTGCTGCCGTTGGCTGCGGGGCACGTGTTCACGCTCAAGGGCCACTTCAACGCCGACGGCGATTACCTAGTGACCGCCGTGAGCCACCAAGTGGAGCTCGGCATAGGCCTCACGTCGGCCCCCTCCGACGACGAGCTGCACTACGAGAACGCGTTCGTCTGCCAGCCGTCGGACCTGGTCTATCGGCCCGTGCGTCGGACGCCCAAGCCCGTGATCAGCGGCGTGCAGAGCGCTTGGGTCGTGTCGGACCTCACCGCCAACGAGGAAGACCCCAAGAAGCTCCGCGAACTGTTCTGCGACAAATACGGCCGCGTGAAGGTGTGGTTCCCCTGGGACCGCCGGGCCGACGCCCCCGCCGAGGGCGAAGAGCCGGCCGCCGCCGAAGGAGACGCGTCCGAGGGAGGCGGGGCCGATGGAGACGATTCCGAGCAGGAAGAAACCGCCAACGTGGCCGACCGCTCCTGCTGGGTGCGGGTCGCCCAGGTTTGGGCCGGCAACGGCTGGGGCGCCTTCTTCTGGCCGCGGCACGGGCAAGAGGTGTTGGTCGCCTTCGAGCATGGCGACCCCGACCGGCCGGTGATCGTCGGCAGCCTTTACAACGCCAAGAACATGCCGCCAATGCCGATGCCCTTGCACGCCGACATGAACGGCGTGAAGTCGTGCACCGTGAACGGCAACCCGGCGGTCGACTTCGGCGGACTCACGTTCTCCGACGAGCCGGGCAACGAGCACGTCGAGGTCCGCTCCAAGCGGCACGCCGTGGTCCGCTCCAAGGAGAGCCAGCACCAGCACGTGCCGGGCGCCGCGGTGCGGATGAGCGGGTCGCTGCTCGCTTCGCTAGGCTCGGGCGCCGGCGGCGGTGTGGCTAAGCCCAAAGTCTCCGGGATCGACGGCCAGCACGCCGCGCTCGCCAAGAAGTGGGGCAAGAAGCTCGCCCTCACGCAGTTCGAGTCCGACATCAAATTCAACTTCGGGCACACCTCGACGATCACCGGCGGCATGCCACTCGCGTCGGTGGGCAACGTGGTGCTCGGCGGCAACATGCGTATCGTCATGGATCCGCTCGGCTGGGTCGACGACGACCAGGCCCAGCAGATCCAGGACTACGCCTTCCCCATGGGCCAATGGTCGGGCGTGTTCGGCTCGAGCCGGTCGCTGCACTACGGCCCGTCGACGACGATCCGCCACGGCGCGGAGGTCACACGCCGCGTGCGCGAGAACTTTGCCGAGTCGAACACACGCACCCAGTACGTGGGAGGCATCGCCTCGGCGTCGACGGCGTTGTTGCTGCTGGGCGCACTGAACGAGGGGAGGGACTCCAAGAAGCTCGAGGTGCTGATGCGGCTGCTCGGCCCGCGCGGGCTCTCGGGCACGCTGCTCAACCTGCTGATCGAGTACGAGCAGGGCCTCGGCACGCAGGACGCCGGCATCGACAAGCAAGGCGAGGCGTCGAGCCTCAACGACCACGCCGACGTGCTGGGCGACGACTACGCGTCGCTGATCACCGCCTTCGCCGAAGCCGCCACGGATCAAGGTGAATCGCTCAGCTCGAAGGGCGAAGAGATCAGCTCCGAACAAGAGTCGGCAGCGGCCTCACAGGATCTCTCGGCCGACGACGCCGAGTCGGATAGCGACGATTCCGGGGACGACTCGGACGATGATTCCGACGCCGATTCAGACGCCAGCGGCGACGACTCGGACGCCGGCGTCGACGCGTCTGGCGACGAGGACGAGCCGGAGGACGTTGATGTCGACATCGAGTTCGGCAGCGACGAGGAGGCGGACGTCTACGAGTGCTACGACGGGCTGCTGATGACCGGCGCCCGCAACGTCTCGGTCCGCGCCCGGCCGAGCGATGAGGCGGACGACGACACCGACCCGTCGCTGATCCATCTCGACTCGCAGGGGGGCGGCGAGGACAACGGCGCCGTGGCCATCACGGCCAGCGGCCAGACGACGATCGCCTGCGGCCCGGCCGCCTTCCAGATCCGCCGCTCGGGCGACGTCGGCCAGATCGACGCCACCACCGGCGACCAAGGCACGATCACCATCACCACCGGTGGCGACAGCGGCAGCAAGGCGGTGCTCGACCCGGAGAGCATCAACCTGTCGGTCGGCGGCGACAGCGGGGCCGTCATCGCGATGACGAGCGACGGCATCAAGCTGACGGTCGGCTCCGGCGGCCCGTGCCTCGAGATCACCACCTCGGGAGTCACGATGAGCAGCGGCTCGAACAGCGTGGCGGTCGACACCTCGGGCCAAACCACCAGCGCGATGGACATCACACACACCGCCCAGAACGGATTCACGGCCACCGGCACGGCCTCCGCGGAACTTTCGGCCGCCGGCCAAACGACCGTGAAGGGCGCGATGGTGATGGTGAATTAA